The Procambarus clarkii isolate CNS0578487 chromosome 91, FALCON_Pclarkii_2.0, whole genome shotgun sequence genome includes a region encoding these proteins:
- the LOC123773982 gene encoding sec1 family domain-containing protein 2 isoform X1, whose amino-acid sequence MQADVAACVSETWWTEACKKVKNAVVFLDNNTAECLHWSGGLTRLVNAGAKNVKEFSSFERGNKDDVKAVFMVSTALRDTTLTVLQDIIKASSFQYSIITTSAHPNVHAYARYGGREVDENLLMSNLEQDVLAWMGNMNYTVEIFYIPLVIAPYSENLLFMPCFSKLYPLLSSDVVRISRLQQALPKGDKAKAVENLGEVEFHHLPKEMRVLIRQFVVCIHSLLQGMNARDEIYTVGHTARIIGTELDAFSLARQRRKATGNKVSLVLVDRTLDLVGASSYGGETLMGRILSLLPRLYGHQLDSAVNMAPLCKVHTSSEWTLIPGCFAPQGREHHASVVLNALVMSSGKEALSLINKHVLEAANCKDLSDEASQSAARVTPENIKKNIQQFASDIEGFTENASLLQQGLGVVEALCDPRCVHFDQLLSLEKRLMQSIGDPEETLPFTQIFQLLKTRGTHGVSLDDILCLMVYVASLGGSQVFTQKDEYALTNRLSHAIVEDKMMLSDNLLQLVGEEVDEVSALRTAQRVADQLHAIASTRDHLKNYKHLHIPGDSAQPASYQPFLKKLVYDCLTAPQAEITDLEYKSGGFKDLIKTGFSLFVNVSKPMPRDAPLMLIFVVGGVTPGEVREIQQTVTAVNPPCEIIVASTHFAHPSDTVIKALQSNPFLRCV is encoded by the exons ATGCAAGCTGATGTTGCAGCTTGCGTGTCTGAAACGTGGTGGACTGAGGCTTGCAAGAAAGTTAAAAATGCTGTTGTCTTTCTCGACAATAACACGGCGGAATGTCTTCACTGGAGCGGTGGCCTTACAAGATTGGTCAATGCAGGAGCAAAGAATGTTAAAGAATTTTCATCATTTGAG AGAGGTAACAAGGATGATGTCAAGGCAGTGTTCATGGTCAGCACAGCCCTCCGGGACACTACCCTTACTGTATTACAAGACATTATCAAAGCCTCCAGCTTCCAGTacagcatcatcaccacctcGGCTCACCCTAATGTCCATGCCTATGCTCGCTACGGTGGACGAGAAGTGGACGAAAACCTCCTGATGAGTAATTTAGAACAAGATGTATTAGCCTGGATGGGTAACATG aacTATACCGTGGAAATATTTTACATTCCCTTGGTTATAGCACCATATTCGGAAAATCTTTTATTTATGCCATGTTTTTCCAAGTTATATCCATTGTTGAGTTCAGATGTTGTGAGAATATCAAGGCTTCAGCAAGCATTACCCAAAGGTGATAAAGCAAAAGCAGTGGAAAATTTAG GCGAGGTGGAATTTCATCATCTTCCCAAAGAGATGCGCGTGCTAATCCGCCAGTTTGTGGTATGCATTCACAGCCTTCTTCAGGGAATGAATGCTAGAGATGAGATCTATACTGTTGGCCACACCGCTCGCATAATAGGCACTGAACTTGATGCCTTCAGTCTtgccagacagagaaggaaggcaA CTGGTAACAAAGTATCGCTGGTATTAGTTGACCGGACTTTAGATCTAGTAGGTGCTTCCAGTTATGGAGGAGAGACTCTGATGGGAAGAATCTTGTCTCTCTTGCCACGATTGTATGGCCACCAGCTGGATTCCGCTGTCAACATGGCCCCTTTGTGCAAAGTTCATAC GTCGAGTGAGTGGACGCTTATACCAGGATGCTTTGCTCCACAAGGCAGAGAACATCATGCATCAGTTGTGCTTAATGCCTTGGTCATGTCATCAGGAAAGGAAGCTCTCTCCCTTATTAATAAACAT gtattagagGCAGCTAATTGTAAAGACCTTAGTGATGAAGCCAGCCAAAGTGCAGCTCGAGTGACTCCAGAAAACATCAAGAAAAATATCCAGCAGTTTGCATCTGATATTGAGGGCTTCACTGAAAATGCTAGTTTGTTGCAG CAAGGTTTGGGAGTGGTTGAGGCACTCTGTGATCCCCGATGTGTTCATTTTGACCAACTCTTGAGCTTGGAGAAACGCCTCATGCAGTCTATTGGAGACCCAGAGGAAACCCTTCCATTTACACAG ATTTTCCAGCTTCTCAAAACCCGAGGAACACATGGGGTGTCACTGGATGATATACTGTGCCTAATGGTATATGTGGCGTCACTTGGTGGCTCTCAGGTATTCACTCAAAAGGATGAATATGCGCTTACCAATCGTCTCTCTCACGCCATTGTTGAGGATAAGATGATGCTTTCTGATAATCTTCTCCAATTAG TTGGTGAGGAAGTGGACGAGGTGTCAGCTTTAAGGACTGCCCAGCGTGTCGCTGACCAGCTCCATGCTATTGCTAGCACAAGGGATCATTTGAAAAATTACAA GCACCTGCATATACCAGGAGATAGTGCCCAGCCTGCTTCATACCAGCCTTTCTTGAAGAAACTAGTGTATGACTGTCTCACTGCTCCTCAAGCTGAGATCACTGACTTGGAGTACAAGTCTGGTGGTTTCAAAGATCTTATAAAAACTGGATTTAG CCTCTTTGTTAATGTAAGCAAGCCAATGCCACGAGATGCACCTTTGATGTTGATCTTTGTTGTTGGAGGGGTGACTCCTGGAGAGGTACGTGAAATTCAGCAGACCGTAACAGCCGTGAATCCTCCTTGTGAGATAATAGTGGCATCTACACATTTCGCACACCCCAGTGATACTGTTATTAAAGCTTTACAGTCTAATCCATTTTTGAGATGTGTATAA
- the LOC123773982 gene encoding sec1 family domain-containing protein 2 isoform X2 produces the protein MQADVAACVSETWWTEACKKVKNAVVFLDNNTAECLHWSGGLTRLVNAGAKNVKEFSSFERGNKDDVKAVFMVSTALRDTTLTVLQDIIKASSFQYSIITTSAHPNVHAYARYGGREVDENLLMSNLEQDVLAWMGNMNYTVEIFYIPLVIAPYSENLLFMPCFSKLYPLLSSDVVRISRLQQALPKGDKAKAVENLGEVEFHHLPKEMRVLIRQFVVCIHSLLQGMNARDEIYTVGHTARIIGTELDAFSLARQRRKTAGNKVSLVLVDRTLDLVGASSYGGETLMGRILSLLPRLYGHQLDSAVNMAPLCKVHTSSEWTLIPGCFAPQGREHHASVVLNALVMSSGKEALSLINKHVLEAANCKDLSDEASQSAARVTPENIKKNIQQFASDIEGFTENASLLQQGLGVVEALCDPRCVHFDQLLSLEKRLMQSIGDPEETLPFTQIFQLLKTRGTHGVSLDDILCLMVYVASLGGSQVFTQKDEYALTNRLSHAIVEDKMMLSDNLLQLVGEEVDEVSALRTAQRVADQLHAIASTRDHLKNYKHLHIPGDSAQPASYQPFLKKLVYDCLTAPQAEITDLEYKSGGFKDLIKTGFSLFVNVSKPMPRDAPLMLIFVVGGVTPGEVREIQQTVTAVNPPCEIIVASTHFAHPSDTVIKALQSNPFLRCV, from the exons ATGCAAGCTGATGTTGCAGCTTGCGTGTCTGAAACGTGGTGGACTGAGGCTTGCAAGAAAGTTAAAAATGCTGTTGTCTTTCTCGACAATAACACGGCGGAATGTCTTCACTGGAGCGGTGGCCTTACAAGATTGGTCAATGCAGGAGCAAAGAATGTTAAAGAATTTTCATCATTTGAG AGAGGTAACAAGGATGATGTCAAGGCAGTGTTCATGGTCAGCACAGCCCTCCGGGACACTACCCTTACTGTATTACAAGACATTATCAAAGCCTCCAGCTTCCAGTacagcatcatcaccacctcGGCTCACCCTAATGTCCATGCCTATGCTCGCTACGGTGGACGAGAAGTGGACGAAAACCTCCTGATGAGTAATTTAGAACAAGATGTATTAGCCTGGATGGGTAACATG aacTATACCGTGGAAATATTTTACATTCCCTTGGTTATAGCACCATATTCGGAAAATCTTTTATTTATGCCATGTTTTTCCAAGTTATATCCATTGTTGAGTTCAGATGTTGTGAGAATATCAAGGCTTCAGCAAGCATTACCCAAAGGTGATAAAGCAAAAGCAGTGGAAAATTTAG GCGAGGTGGAATTTCATCATCTTCCCAAAGAGATGCGCGTGCTAATCCGCCAGTTTGTGGTATGCATTCACAGCCTTCTTCAGGGAATGAATGCTAGAGATGAGATCTATACTGTTGGCCACACCGCTCGCATAATAGGCACTGAACTTGATGCCTTCAGTCTtgccagacagagaaggaag ACAGCTGGTAACAAAGTATCGCTGGTATTAGTTGACCGGACTTTAGATCTAGTAGGTGCTTCCAGTTATGGAGGAGAGACTCTGATGGGAAGAATCTTGTCTCTCTTGCCACGATTGTATGGCCACCAGCTGGATTCCGCTGTCAACATGGCCCCTTTGTGCAAAGTTCATAC GTCGAGTGAGTGGACGCTTATACCAGGATGCTTTGCTCCACAAGGCAGAGAACATCATGCATCAGTTGTGCTTAATGCCTTGGTCATGTCATCAGGAAAGGAAGCTCTCTCCCTTATTAATAAACAT gtattagagGCAGCTAATTGTAAAGACCTTAGTGATGAAGCCAGCCAAAGTGCAGCTCGAGTGACTCCAGAAAACATCAAGAAAAATATCCAGCAGTTTGCATCTGATATTGAGGGCTTCACTGAAAATGCTAGTTTGTTGCAG CAAGGTTTGGGAGTGGTTGAGGCACTCTGTGATCCCCGATGTGTTCATTTTGACCAACTCTTGAGCTTGGAGAAACGCCTCATGCAGTCTATTGGAGACCCAGAGGAAACCCTTCCATTTACACAG ATTTTCCAGCTTCTCAAAACCCGAGGAACACATGGGGTGTCACTGGATGATATACTGTGCCTAATGGTATATGTGGCGTCACTTGGTGGCTCTCAGGTATTCACTCAAAAGGATGAATATGCGCTTACCAATCGTCTCTCTCACGCCATTGTTGAGGATAAGATGATGCTTTCTGATAATCTTCTCCAATTAG TTGGTGAGGAAGTGGACGAGGTGTCAGCTTTAAGGACTGCCCAGCGTGTCGCTGACCAGCTCCATGCTATTGCTAGCACAAGGGATCATTTGAAAAATTACAA GCACCTGCATATACCAGGAGATAGTGCCCAGCCTGCTTCATACCAGCCTTTCTTGAAGAAACTAGTGTATGACTGTCTCACTGCTCCTCAAGCTGAGATCACTGACTTGGAGTACAAGTCTGGTGGTTTCAAAGATCTTATAAAAACTGGATTTAG CCTCTTTGTTAATGTAAGCAAGCCAATGCCACGAGATGCACCTTTGATGTTGATCTTTGTTGTTGGAGGGGTGACTCCTGGAGAGGTACGTGAAATTCAGCAGACCGTAACAGCCGTGAATCCTCCTTGTGAGATAATAGTGGCATCTACACATTTCGCACACCCCAGTGATACTGTTATTAAAGCTTTACAGTCTAATCCATTTTTGAGATGTGTATAA